A stretch of the Lactuca sativa cultivar Salinas chromosome 9, Lsat_Salinas_v11, whole genome shotgun sequence genome encodes the following:
- the LOC111908777 gene encoding uncharacterized protein LOC111908777, with protein sequence MGMAFNMMRYVLLMSNCHLLIAAASLAIINSETTSSSRSAVGDPGMKRDGLRVAFEAWNFCNEVGTEAPSMGSPRAADCFHLFSTVKGKDGGGSGNYHYLYHKVTEADNRLGVGNSFPGLSRKALHDPDLYAAEKEVYLGNLCQVADKENEKESSPWQFWMIMLKNGNYDTTSGLCPENGKKVPPFPPGRFPCFGDGCMNQPILAHHPTSISFTGSTKHASDSDPVMRGGFNGTYDLDYSLKEINSGGGSNDISYFEVNWEKRVGFGSWEFSHKLRTSKFYPWLMLYLRADATKGFSGGYHYDTRGMLKTLPESPNFKVRLRLDVKKGGGAKSQFYLIDMGSCWKNNGDPCDGDVLTDITRYSEMIINPETPAWCAPSALGNCPPYHITPNNTKIYRNDTARFPYGAYHYYCAPGNADPRHLEKPYSTCDPYSNPQAQELVQLLPHPIWEDYGFPTIQGHGWVGDARTWDLDVGALSSRLYFYQDPGTKAATRIWTSLDVGTEIFVSDKPEEAEWIVSDFDVIIT encoded by the exons ATGGGCATGGCGTTTAATATGATGAGATATGTGTTGCTGATGTCTAACTGCCACCTCCTGATCGCCGCCGCCTCCCTTGCAATCATCAATTCTGAAACTACATCATCATCAAGATCTGCTGTTGGCGACCCTGGAATGAAGAGAGATGGGCTGAGAGTCGCATTCGAAGCCTGGAATTTTTGCAATGAAGTTGGAACGGAAGCCCCTTCCATGGGTAGTCCAAGAGCTGCTGATTGCTTCCATCTCTTCTCCACCG TTAAAGGTAAAGATGGAGGAGGTTCAGGCAACTACCACTACTTATATCACAAAGTGACGGAGGCGGATAACAGGTTGGGGGTGGGGAACTCATTTCCTGGATTGAGTCGGAAAGCACTTCACGATCCAGACCTTTACGCAGCAGAGAAAGAGGTGTATCTGGGCAATCTATGCCAAGTGGCAGACAAAGAGAACGAGAAAGAAAGCAGCCCATGGCAGTTTTGGATGATTATGTTGAAGAATGGCAACTACGACACCACCTCTGGTCTCTGTCCGGAGAACGGTAAAAAGGTGCCTCCTTTCCCGCCGGGAAGGTTCCCTTGTTTTGGAGATGGTTGTATGAATCAACCCATCTTGGCCCATCACCCCACCTCCATTTCCTTCACTGGGTCTACAAAGCATGCTTCGGATTCGGATCCAGTTATGCGAGGTGGTTTCAACGGCACTTATGATTTAGATTATTCTTTGAAGGAGATCAACTCCGGCGGTGGCAGCAATGATATTTCATATTTTGAGGTGAATTGGGAGAAGAGAGTTGGATTTGGTAGTTGGGAATTCAGTCACAAACTCAGAACATCAAAGTTCTACCCGTGGCTCATGTTGTATCTCAGAGCTGATGCTACCAAAGGTTTCTCCGGCGGCTACCATTACGACACAAGAGGCATGCTTAAAACT CTTCCAGAGTCCCCTAATTTCAAAGTGAGGTTGAGGCTGGATGTGAAGAAAGGGGGAGGAGCAAAGAGCCAATTCTACCTGATAGATATGGGGAGCTGCTGGAAAAACAATGGAGATCCTTGTGATGGAGATGTGTTGACAGACATTACCAGATACAGCGAGATGATCATAAATCCCGAGACCCCGGCATGGTGTGCCCCGTCAGCACTTGGAAACTGCCCGCCTTACCACATTACCCCCAACAACACAAAGATTTACAGGAACGACACTGCCAGGTTCCCGTATGGGGCCTACCACTACTACTGTGCTCCCGGGAATGCAGACCCACGCCACCTGGAGAAGCCATACAGCACCTGCGACCCCTACAGCAATCCGCAGGCTCAAGAACTTGTACAGTTGCTGCCTCATCCGATATGGGAGGACTACGGATTCCCAACAATCCAAGGACACGGTTGGGTCGGAGATGCAAGGACTTGGGACCTTGATGTTGGTGCCCTCTCTAGCAGACTTTACTTCTATCAG GATCCAGGAACTAAAGCTGCTACGAGGATATGGACATCACTTGATGTCGGAACTGAGATATTTGTAAGTGACAAGCCCGAAGAGGCAGAATGGATCGTgagtgattttgatgttataattaCATAA